Proteins from a single region of Dictyostelium discoideum AX4 chromosome 5 chromosome, whole genome shotgun sequence:
- a CDS encoding trimeric LpxA-like domain-containing protein, whose product MSQKGLFGILGEVVKNTGLILHRTGCKMQGDYAYVEKLNRHTRLTAFGDNAPIVGQKSFIAPNASIIGDVVIGKESSIWYNAVLRGDVNSIHIGDKTVVSDRTVVHCSSNGPLGPKPTQIGDKVYIGPGSIVHAATILGESFIGTGSTLCDGSVVEKNGFLEAGSLLTAGKTIKSGEYWGGSPAKFIRQVTKDDESQLEKIIEQNINLSEQHEKQTSKSAKELNNDLLQKYVKNRTRSDHILNNPL is encoded by the exons atgtcACAAAAAGGTTTATTTGGAATTTTAGGTGAAGTTGTAAAGAATACTGGTTTAATTTTACACAGAACCGGTTGTAAAATGCAAGGTGATTATGCCTATGTTGAAaaat tAAACAGACATACTAGATTAACAGCTTTTGGTGATAATGCTCCAATTGTTGGTCAAAAATCATTCATTGCACCAAATGCATCAATtattggtgatgttgttATTGGTAAAGAATCAAGCATCTGGTATAATGCAGTTTTAAGAg gTGATGTTAATTCAATTCATATTGGTGATAAAACAGTTGTTTCAGATCGTACAGTTGTTCATTGTTCATCAAATGGCCCATTAGGTCCAAAACCAACTCAAATTGGTGATAAAGTATATATTGGACCAGGTTCAATTGTTCACGCAGCAACCATTCTTGGTGAAAGCTTTATTGGTACTGGTAGTACTTTATGTGATGGTAGCGTTGTTGAGAAAAATGGATTTTTAGAAGCAGGTTCATTACTTACAGCTGGTAAAACCATCAAATCTGGTGAATATTGGGGTGGTTCTCCAGCAAAATTCATTCGTCAAGTCACTAAAGACGACGAATCACAACTCGAAAAAATTATCGAACAAAACATTAACCTCTCTGAACAACACGAAAAACAAACCTCAAAATCTGCCAAGGAATTAAATAACGatttattacaaaaataCGTTAAAAATAGAACTAGAAGCGATCACATCTTAAATAATccattataa
- the purL gene encoding phosphoribosylformylglycinamide synthase, protein MTIQQFYRKPAISEYEIKLLKNNLKKQHNIDIESIETEYCFNVQYPDNHKLNESEQSTLVWLLSETFEPKNFSIDKSFLKTTTTTTENEIIIEVGPRMNFTTTYSSNATSICKSCNLSIIDRIERSRRYLVKSVSKLSEKQIDQFLELIHDRMTECLYPTPIKSFDTGIIPKAVVYIPVVEEGRAALERVNKEMGLAFDEQDLALYTDLFQNQLKRNPSDVECFDIGQSNSEHSRHWFFNGKLIVDGNMSDKTLFQIVKNTLKANPQNSLIAFSDNSSSIKGFKTKVLIPKSQIEASEYLEGEREQPIIFTAETHNFPTGIAPFEGAETGTGGRLRDTHATGRGSLVVAGTVGYCVGNLNIPGYELPWENKEYNYPDNMANPLKIEIEASNGASDYGNKFGEPVIIGFTRSYGNTLPNGERREWIKPIMFSGGIGFMDERHLKKEQPEIGMVVVKAGGPAYRIGMGGGSASSMVGGDNKHELDFSAVQRGDAEMGQKLNRIVRSCVESEIHGGCNPIVSVHDQGAGGAGNVLKEIVDPLGAKIYLDRIISGDPTLSAMEIWGAEYQENDALLIKAEHKDYLKKVSERERLPIAFVGDVTGDGIAQLITKDGETPVNLPLDKVLQKMPPKTFVLDHVEKQLKPFTLPKELLVGDHQTCFNECLNRVLRLLSVGSKRFLINKVDRAVTGLVARQQCVGPLHTPVSNVAVISSGYFGKSGAATSIGEQPIKGFISAKSMAYLTVGEALTNLMWASITDLGDVKCSGNWMWAAKLKGEGVELYDAAIEMHDVMVELGIAIDGGKDSLSMAAKAPKSDGSQELVKAPGALVVSTYVPCDDITLTVTPDLKLSSKDDSVILYLDLGCANNFIGGSALTQVFNQVGNDEPHHNTPLLKNTFMAIQKLVKQQLISAGHDRSDGGLITTLIEMSLSGNRGLEINLPDTHNSDQSPLSIIKLLFSEELGAVLEIKKSNQQIVLDILKQFNVPTQVIGNTSCNNNNNNNNNGSDEDLFIVKVGDKLIYNIKLSQLSKQWEETSYQLELLQANPTFVESEMKNLLKRATGKGKGPNYNMTYKISPISKELALLANKAPKVAVIREEGSNGDREMAAAFHFAGFQAFDVTMSDLLNGNIQLDERFKGVAFVGGFSYGDVMDSAKGWAGSIRFNQQVSKQFDHFYGRNDTFSLGLCNGCQLMALLGWVPYRGIEQTHQPRFIHNASGRFESRWVNVKIMPSPALLLKGMEGSVLGVWSQHGEGRFWSEDQSIVNDIKANNLSPIRYVDDDGEITESYPFNPSGTQEGFASLCSKDGRHLAIMPHPERSFLSWQWPFMPENIKQNVGGLDQPSPWIKIFQNAKSFCDSLN, encoded by the exons atgacaattcaacaattttatAGAAAACCAGCAATTTCAgaatatgaaattaaattattaaaaaataatttaaagaaacaacataatattgatattgaatcaattgaaactgAATATTGTTTCAATGTTCAATATCCCGATAatcataaattaaatgaatcgGAGCAATCAACATTGGTATGGTTATTATCAGAAACCTTTGAGCCAAAGAATTTctcaattgataaatcatttttaaaaaccactaccaccaccaccgaaaatgaaattataattgaagTTGGACCACGTATGAATTTCACAACTACCTATTCATCAAATGCAACATCGATTTGTAAATCATGTAATCTTTCAATAATTGATAGAATTGAACGTTCCAGACGTTATTTAGTTAAATCAGTATCGAAATTATCAGAGAAACAAATTGACCAATTTTTAGAACTAATTCATGATAGAATGACAGAATGTCTTTATCCAACACCAATTAAATCCTTTGATACTGGCATCATTCCAAAAGCAGTGGTTTACATTCCAGTTGTTGAAGAAGGTCGTGCCGCTTTGGAGAGAGTAAACAAAGAGATGGGTTTAGCATTTGATGAACAAGATTTAGCATTATATACCGATTTattccaaaatcaattaaaacgTAATCCTAGTGATGTAGAATGTTTTGATATTGGTCAATCAAACTCTGAACATAGTCGTCATTGGTTCTttaatggtaaattaattgttgatggTAATATGTCtgataaaactttatttcaaattgttaaaaatactttaaaaGCAAATCCtcaaaattctttaattgcaTTTTCTGATAATTCTTCAAGTATaaa aggatttaaaacaaaagttTTAATTCCAAAATCACAAATTGAAGCAAGTGAATATTTAGAAGGTGAAAGAGAACaaccaattatttttacagCAGAAACACATAATTTTCCAACTGGTATTGCACCATTTGAAGGTGCAGAGACAGGTACTGGTGGTAGATTAAGAGATACACATGCAACTGGTAGAGGTTCATTGGTTGTTGCAGGTACAGTTGGTTATTGtgttggtaatttaaatattccaGGTTATGAATTACCATGGGAGAATAAAGAATACAATTATCCAGATAATATGGCAAATCCATTAAAGATTGAAATTGAAGCATCCAATGGTGCCTCTGATTATGGTAATAAATTTGGTGAACCTGTCATCATTGGTTTCACTCGTTCCTATGGTAATACACTTCCAAATGGTGAAAGAAGAGAATGGATTAAACCAATTATGTTCTCTGGTGGTATTGGATTTATGGATGAACGTCATCTTAAAAAGGAACAACCAGAGATTGGTATGGTGGTAGTTAAAGCAGGTGGTCCAGCCTATCGTATTGGTATGGGTGGTGGTTCAGCCTCGTCAATGGttggtggtgataataaaCATGAATTGGATTTTTCAGCTGTTCAAAGAGGTGATGCTGAAATGGGCCAAAAGTTAAATAGAATCGTTAGATCCTGTGTAGAATCTGAAATTCATGGTGGTTGTAATCCAATAGTTAGTGTCCACGATCAAGGTGCCGGTGGTGCAGGTAATGTTCTCAAGGAGATTGTCGATCCATTGGGCGCAAAGATTTATTTAGATCGTATCATCTCTGGTGATCCAACTTTATCGGCTATGGAAATTTGGGGCGCAGAATATCAAGAGAATGACGCACTCCTCATCAAGGCTGAGcataaagattatttaaagaaagtATCAGAAAGAGAAAGATTACCAATTGCATTCGTTGGTGATGTCACTGGTGATGGTATCGCTCAGTTGATTACAAAAGATGGTGAAACTCCAGTTAATTTACCATTGGATAAAGTTTTACAAAAGATGCCACCAAAAACCTTTGTATTGGATCATGTTGAGAAACAATTGAAACCATTCACACTTCCAAAGGAATTGTTGGTTGGAGATCATCAAACATGTTTTAATGAATGTTTAAACAGAGTATTGAGATTATTATCAGTTGGTTCAAAACGTTTCTTAATCAATAAAGTCGATAGAGCAGTAACAGGCTTAGTTGCAAGACAACAATGTGTTGGTCCATTACATACACCAGTTTCAAATGTTGCTGTGATTAGCAGTGGTTACTTTGGCAAGAGTGGCGCTGCAACATCCATTGGTGAACAACCAATCAAAGGTTTCATCTCTGCAAAATCAATGGCTTATTTAACCGTCGGTGAAGCATTAACCAATTTAATGTGGGCAAGTATCACTGATTTGGGCGATGTTAAATGCTCAGGTAATTGGATGTGGGCTGCCAAATTAAAGGGTGAAGGTGTTGAACTTTATGATGCCGCCATTGAAATGCATGACGTTATGGTTGAATTGGGTATTGCCATCGATGGTGGTAAGGATTCATTATCTATGGCTGCAAAAGCACCAAAATCAGATGGTTCACAAGAATTGGTAAAGGCACCAGGTGCATTGGTAGTTTCAACCTATGTACCATGCGATGATATCACATTGACCGTTACACCAGATcttaaattatcatcaaaaGATGATAGTGTAATCCTCTATTTAGATTTAGGTTGTGctaataatttcattggtGGTAGTGCATTAACCCAAGTTTTCAATCAAGTTGGTAATGATGAACCACATCATAATACTCCATTATTAAAGAATACCTTTATGgcaattcaaaaattagttaaacaacaattaatttcagCAGGTCATGATAGAAGTGACGGTGGTTTAATTACTACTTTAATTGAAATGTCTTTATCAGGTAATAGAGgtttagaaattaatttaccagATACCCATAATTCCGATcaatcaccattatcaatcattaaattattattctcaGAGGAATTAGGTGCAgttttagaaattaaaaaatcaaatcaacaaattgttttagatattttaaaacaatttaatgtACCAACTCAAGTTATTGGTAATACAtcatgtaataataataataataataataataatggtagtgATGAGGATTTGTTTATTGTTAAAGTtggtgataaattaatttataatataaaattatcacaattatcaaaacaatGGGAAGAAACAAGTTATCAATTAGAATTACTTCAAGCTAATCCAACATTTGTCGAGAGTGAAATGAAGAACCTTTTAAAGAGAGCAACAGGTAAAGGTAAAGGTCCAAATTATAATATGACCTATAAGATATCACCAATTAGTAAAGAGTTGGCTTTGTTAGCTAATAAGGCTCCAAAGGTTGCAGTGATTAGAGAGGAGGGTAGCAATGGTGATAGAGAGATGGCAGCAGCATTCCATTTTGCAGGTTTCCAAGCATTCGATGTAACAATGTCTGATCTTTTAAATGGTAACATTCAATTGGATGAAAGATTTAAAGGTGTTGCATTCGTTGGTGGTTTCTCATATGGCGATGTCATGGATTCAGCTAAAGGTTGGGCAGGCTCAATTCGTTTCAATCAACAAGTTTCAAAACAATTTGATCATTTCTATGGTAGAAACGATACTTTTTCATTGGGTCTTTGCAATGGTTGCCAATTGATGGCTTTGCTTGGCTGGGTGCCATATAGAGGTATTGAACAAACTCATCAACCTCGTTTCATTCATAACGCATCCGGTCGTTTCGAATCTCGTTGGGTCAATGTTAAAATTATGCCATCACCTGCATTACTCTTGAAAGGTATGGAAGGCTCAGTACTTGGTGTTTGGTCTCAACATGGTGAAGGTCGTTTCTGGAGTGAAGATCAATCAATTGTCAATGATATCAAAGCTAACAATCTCTCACCAATTCGTTATGtcgatgatgatggtgaaatCACTGAATCCTATCCATTCAATCCATCTGGTACTCAAGAGGGTTTCGCTTCCTTATGCTCAAAAGATGGTAGACATTTAGCAATTATGCCACATCCAGAACGTTCTTTCCTCTCTTGGCAATGGCCATTCATGcctgaaaatattaaacaaaatGTTGGTGGTTTAGATCAACCATCACCTTGGATTAAAATTTTCCAAAATGCTAAATCATTTTgtgattctttaaattaa
- the arl1 gene encoding ADP-ribosylation factor-like protein, which yields MGNLFSSVFFKLFGNKDVRILILGLDSAGKTTILYKLQCGEVLTTIPTIGFNVESITYKNIRFFLWDLGGQSAIRPYWRCYYPNTNAIIYVVDSSDPDRLGIANEELVAMLSEEELRTTPLLVFANKQDLPGALSDAQVSEGLKLSSLKNRQWAIFKTSAINGVGIYEGLDWLVNVISGGGGS from the exons atgg gaaatttattttcatctgtattttttaaattatttggtaataaagATGTTagaatattaatatt agggtTGGATTCAGCAGGAAAAACAactattttatataaactaCAATGTGGCGAAGTTTTAACTACAATACCTA CAATTGGATTTAATGTAGAATCAATTACATATAAGAATATACGATTTTTCTTATGGGATTTAGGTGGACAGAGTGCAATTAGACCTTATTGGAGATGTTATTATCCAAATACAAATGCAATTATTTATGTAGTTGATTCATCAGATCCAGATAGACTGGGTATAGCAAATGAAGAGTTGGTAGCAATGTTATCAGAGGAAGAATTAAGAACAACACCATTATTGGTTTTCGCCAATAAACAAGATTTACCAGGTGCATTATCTGATGCACAAGTTAGTGAAGGTTTAAAACTTTCATCACTAAAGAATAGACAATGggcaatttttaaaacatctgCAATCAATGGTGTTGGAATTTATGAAGGTTTAGATTGGTTAGTAAATGTaattagtggtggtggtggttctTAG
- the cmbB gene encoding FNIP repeat-containing protein, whose protein sequence is MTSNHLPHHNLTDEDQQEYNKIFKEFIFNIPHNMNPFSPQLDEKKNSHIVEYHWRSPSNTIPSTCNTLYVCFNSPIPVNVIPNNVIILCFLCENKTGFTKGPDFNHPIHPGTIPMSVRYIYFINATYNKPLIAHALPPSAEYLFLSDCYNQAFRAGDLPPNLNILETGDEYNQPFDPLVIPKSLRSLFLGKGYNQPLEFGGLTSLTCLVYDEGSISELPIISLPPNLEFLLLSDAFNHPIEAGMLPPKLKTLTFGDGFNQPLAVGTLPPSLENINFGKVFDQPFLPNVLPHHLKSISFHQFSYFSQTFENIPSHVQTVEFGYTYNKPITSLPSHLKYIKFSEKYNHPIDGVLPQSLTHCYLGKSFKRPLVPGIFPPGLKVLILNGYPKKIPPGTVPANCNFQKNPKQGACSVM, encoded by the exons atgactAGCAATCATTTACCTCATCATAATCTAACTGATGAGGATCAACaagaatataataaaatatttaaagaatttattttcaacatcCCACATAATATGAATCCATTTTCTCCACAATTagatgaaaagaaaaattctCATATAGTTGAATATc attggAGATCACCATCAAATACAATACCATCAACATGTAATACATTATATGTATGTTTTAATTCACCAATACCAGTAAATGTTATACCAAATAATGTTATTatattatgttttttatGTGAAAATAAAACTGGATTTACAAAAGGACCAGATTTTAATCATCCAATTCATCCAGGTACCATTCCAATGTCAGTTAgatatatttatttcattaatgCAACTTATAATAAACCATTGATAGCACATGCACTACCACCATCAGCTGAATATCTATTTCTATCAGATTGTTATAATCAAGCATTTCGTGCAGGTGATCTTccaccaaatttaaatatattagaGACTGGTGACGAATATAATCAACCATTCGATCCATTAGTTATACCAAAATCATTAAGAAGTTTATTTTTGGGTAAAGGATATAATCAACCATTGGAGTTTGGTGGATTAACATCATTGACTTGTTTAGTTTACGACGAGGGCTCAATCTCTGAGCTTCCAATCATAAGCTTACCACCAAATTTagagtttttattattatcagatGCTTTCAATCATCCAATTGAAGCTGGAATGTTACCACCAAAATTGAAAACCCTCACATTTGGCGACGGTTTTAATCAGCCCTTGGCCGTTGGCACCCTTCCTCCCTCTttggaaaatattaattttggtaaaGTTTTCGATCAACCTTTTCTTCCAAATGTGTTACCTCATCATTTGAAATCGATTTCTTTCCATCAATTCTCTTATTTTAGTCAAACCTTTGAAAATATTCCATCACATGTTCAAACCGTAGAATTTGGCTACACCTATAATAAACCAATCACTTCATTACCATCACATCTTAAATACATTAAATTCTCTGAGAAATATAATCATCCAATTGATGGTGTATTACCTCAATCTTTAACTCATTGTTATTTGggtaaatcttttaaaagaCCTTTAGTACCTGGAATTTTCCCTCCTggtttaaaagttttaatctTAAATGGTTATCCAAAGAAAATTCCGCCAGGAACTGTTCCAGCAAATtgtaattttcaaaaaaatccaaaacaAGGTGCTTGTTCAGTTATgtaa
- a CDS encoding PKC domain-containing protein, PE/DAG binding: MQPNQLKRPSLNHRFEPYTLKHLTICKRCEKEIIGVSNSAQICYSCKNIYHTRCCKEIETKKLELICLGPPKKIKTVWKIALIPSLFKSLFSKSKVIVNYSQQLINEKTFTLEAIKIWVDVMRVDNDRYIQITKYYDIFDEEVFNYIINMIIEKDINLPMVNIEFPVDLHSSVQQNQYINDQAVSQEQKQQQQQLQQQLILQQQQQQQLQQQQLNESYDNSTINNLNYSNDISNAFSPRSVFSALELSSNAQVMNALELSVPFNEDDNNDDSTLSASTYNRRNSNKNKNSNKNNTSSSSSAPASASSSKHSNLNESFSSSTTAAAIVNNIDNSNNSNNLAALSPRSTASTTTTTTTTTTTTSPKSNNHHHHQHHHQNSKSRKPSTIIINKKKIKSPKNKSSKRYMLTEQYKWSTQMIGLQILYRILFNEKNMIHFLNDKFMAPLAVLYPILINRLKAISLGSDNNNNNNNNNNNNNNNSNNNNNNNNEDFKLLSINCKLLISILNRMLDFETLIPLFFTNKVIESIAKVNSDRESLRGKLSKDEFEVMDRVVLLLGKYFHLEPYHSLIERRPEWIDMIINYSVEHKVGILHHEITRNEVKINVEIYDSPLCTVYSGVYNGMDVAIKEFSQDGMGFDWVSFYKEITIVSASQHPKVIKCYGAHTKNTNKPFIVTELCSRGTISNALNQIRKTTGQPPAIPLIVHMAIDAAQSLEFIHSKNIIHRDVKGNNFLVNENWEVKLIDFGVSRFVEARLGYTIVGTPNYMACELFNGQPYHQPADVFSFGVVLWEMFTQDTPYKNLTRIEQALFVQSGGRPTIPPTVPTTIANLIESCWVQTPHLRPTFTEILKVFYSLLTPPPDNEHLVPVVTRLFNSSIIQLKILKYLDTNTLLNCGLASRQLRYNLYNGISMEKKTFSNFWIKLMNFSKSKFRYELLSPSERKNDSTGSSPIIMCIQPFSPNSQSKNNNNNKNHHSDDIIDDDDDDDDDKTYPSLVIPFSASSPTLNINSENKNNNNVNEDKTSDTSSNSNNNNNNNNNNNNNNNNNNNNNNNNNNSNNNNNNNNLRQNQFLGNDLNKSQDNNQLMDGSGGRRDRSRSKSRSRSASPSNNHLHDKSLMGLLSSSQTSEIGDNNTNNNSDNEVDNNNNNNNNNNNNNNNNNNNNNNNNNNNNNNNNNNNNNNNNIDNNNNNKDNNNILSSENNNNTTVIEQQQQQQNVTNNNSNEPKNSNNEPKNSNITNNIVNPNVFTTTTTTTTTTRTTTTTVYDGTGTLNNLLFKINDGGIISSDSSNSLSDPESEEYSMPIKRSSSIRSPGPVSAISPLFKSLSPNLSPIVPNIINGYSFENTSACD; this comes from the exons ATGCaaccaaatcaattaaaaagacCATCATTAAATCATAGATTTGAGCCATATACACTCAAACATTTAACAATTTGTAAAAGAtgtgaaaaagaaattattggTGTATCAAATTCAGCTCAAATATGTTACA gttgtaaaaatatttatcataCAAGATGTTGTAAAGAAATAGAAACAAAgaaattagaattaatatGTCTCGGTCCAccaaaaaagataaaaacaGTTTGGAAAATAGCTTTAATTCcaagtttatttaaatctttattttcaaaatcaa agGTAATAGTTAATTATAGTCagcaattaataaatgaaaaaacattTACGTTAGAAGCTATAAAAATATGGGTCGATGTGATGAGAGTTGATAACGATAGATATATACAAATAACTAAATATTACGATATATTCGA tgaagaagtttttaattatataataaatatgatCATTGAAAAGGATATAAATTTACCAATGGTTAATATAGAATTTCCTGTCGATCTACATTCCAGTgtacaacaaaatcaatataTAAATGACCAAGCTGTATCACaagaacaaaaacaacaacaacaacaactacaacaacaactaatattacaacaacaacaacaacaacaactacaacaacaacaacttaaTGAATCCTATGATAATAGTACCATTAATAATCTAAACTATAGCAATGATATTTCTAATGCATTTTCACCAAGATCCGTATTTAGTGCATTGGAATTGTCATCAAATGCACAGGTAATGAATGCATTGGAATTAAGTGTACCTTTTAACGAAGacgataataatgatgatagtaCATTAAGTGCAAGCACCTACAATAGAagaaatagtaataaaaataaaaatagtaataaaaacaatacatcttcatcttcatcggCACCAGCATCAGCATCTTCATCAAaacattcaaatttaaatgaatccttttcatcatcaacaactgCAGCggcaattgtaaataatatcgataatagtaataatagtaataatttggCGGCGTTATCTCCAAGATCAACAGCATccactactacaactactacaactacaactactacaacatcaccaaaatcaaataatcatcatcatcatcaacatcatcatcaaaataGTAAATCAAGAAAACCATcaacaattataattaataaaaaaaagattaaaagtCCAAAGAATAAATCAAGTAAACGATATATGTTAACAGAACAATATAAATGGTCAACACAAATGATTGGATTACAAATACTATAtagaatattatttaatgaaaagaatatgattcattttttaaatgataaatttatgGCACCATTGGCTGTCTTATATCCAATATTGATTAATCGTTTAAAGGCAATTTCATTAGggagtgataataataataataataataacaacaacaataataacaacaataatagtaacaataataataataataataatgaagatttCAAATTACTTTCTATTAATTGTAagttattaatatcaattttgAATAGAATGTTAGACTTTGAAACTTTGATACCACTATTTTTCACCAATAAAGTAATTGAATCTATTGCTAAAGTAAATTCAGATCGTGAATCATTAAGAGGTAAATTAAGTAAGGATGAATTTGAAGTAATGGATAGAGTGGTATTGTTATTGggtaaatattttcatttggaaCCATATCATAGTTTGATAGAAAGAAGACCAGAATGGATTGATATGATTATCAACTATAGTGTCGAGCATAAAGTTGGAATTTTACATCACGAAATCACCAGAAATGAGGTGAAAATCAATGTTGAAATTTATGATTCACCATTGTGTACAGTGTATAGTGGCGTTTATAATGGTATGGATGTTGCTATTAAAGAGTTTTCTCAAGATGGTATGGGTTTCGATTGGGTTTCATTTTATAAGGAGATTACTATCGTATCAGCATCTCAACATCCAAAAGTTATCAAATGCTATGGCGCCCATACAAAGAATACCAATAAACCATTCATTGTCACAGAGTTATGTAGTAGAGGTACCATATCGAATGCATTGAATCAAATTAGAAAAACAACGGGTCAACCACCAGCTATACCTTTGATAGTTCATATGGCAATTGATGCCGCTCAATCATTGGAGTTTATtcattcaaaaaatataattcatCGTGATGTAAAGGGTAATAATTTCTTGGTCAATGAAAATTGGGAAGTGAAACTCATCGATTTTGGCGTTTCCAGATTCGTAGAGGCTAGATTAGGTTACACCATCGTTGGAACTCCGAATTATATGGCTTGTGAACTTTTCAATGGTCAACCATATCATCAACCAGCCGATGTCTTTTCATTTGGTGTAGTTTTATGGGAGATGTTCACTCAAGATACCCCATATAAAAACTTGACAAGAATTGAACAAGCTTTATTCGTACAAAGTGGTGGTAGACCAACAATTCCACCAACTGTTCCAACCACTATTGCAAATCTAATCGAAAGTTGTTGGGTACAAACACCTCATCTTCGTCCAACCTTTACAGAGATCCTCAAGGTCTTCTATTCCCTCCTAACTCCACCACCTGATAATGAACATTTGGTACCAGTGGTAACTAGATTATTCAATTCCTCGatcattcaattgaaaattttaaaatatttagataCGAATACCCTCTTAAATTGTGGTTTGGCTTCTCGTCAACTAAGATATAACCTTTACAATGGTATCTCTATGGAAAAGAAAACATTTTCAAACTTTtggataaaattaatgaatttttcaaaatctaaattcagatatgaattattatcaccatctgAAAGAAAAAATGATTCAACTGGTAGTTCTCCAATTATTATGTGTATTCAACCATTTTCTCCAAATTCTCAatcaaagaataataataataataaaaatcatcATAGTGATGATATTatcgatgatgatgatgatgatgatgatgataaaacaTATCCTTCATTAGTAATTCCATTTTCAGCTTCTTCACCAACTCTTAATATAAatagtgaaaataaaaataataataatgttaatgAGGATAAAACTTCTGATAcaagtagtaatagtaataataataataataataataataataataataataataataataataataataataataacaataacaataataatagcaataataataataataataataatttaagacaaaatcaatttttaggaaatgatttaaataaaagtcAAGacaataatcaattaatggaTGGAAGTGGTGGTCGAAGGGATAGAAGTAGAAGTAAAAGCAGAAGTAGAAGTGCAAGTCCTTCAAACAATCATCTTCATGACAAAAGTTTAATGGGTTTATTATCTTCTTCCCAAACTAGTGAgattggtgataataatacaaataataatagtgataatgaagttgataataataataataataataataataataataataataataataataataataataataataataataataataataataataataataataataataataataataataataacaataatatagataataataataataataaagataataataatattttatcatctgaaaataataataatactacagttattgaacaacaacaacaacaacaaaatgttactaataataatagtaatgaaccaaaaaatagtaataatgaaccaaaaaatagtaatattacaaataatatagTTAATCCAAATGTTTttacaactacaaccacaacaactactacgaCTCgaactactacaacaactgTTTATGATGGGACAGGTACATTAAATAacctattatttaaaatcaatgatGGTGGAATAATATCATCAGattcttcaaattcattgTCTGACCCAGAGAGTGAAGAATATTCAATGCCAATTAAAAGATCATCAAGTATAAGATCACCAGGTCCCGTATCTGCTATATCTCctctttttaaaagtttatctCCAAATTTATCTCCAATCGTtccaaatattataaatggtTATTCTTTTGAGAATACCAGTGCTTgtgattaa